A stretch of the Clostridiales bacterium genome encodes the following:
- a CDS encoding cysteine ABC transporter substrate-binding protein, which yields MKLLNKVFALTLALVLLLAATAASAEGFRTLDEIKQSGKITVGLFSDKKPFGYVDENGEYQGYDVYLARRLAADLGVELDIVSLDAPNRIEYLQSFKVDLVLANFTYTAERAEQVDFALPYMKVALGIVSPDSALITEAEQLNGQHLIVSKGTTAETYFTNNYPEVILDRYDSYTEAYLALLDGRGAALSTDNTEVLAWAIENPGFTVGVESLGDLDTINPAVSKGNETLLNWVNDEIKALGEENFFHADYEATLRETYGENADADSLVVEGGVI from the coding sequence ATGAAACTGCTGAACAAAGTATTTGCCCTGACCCTGGCCCTGGTCCTGCTGCTGGCCGCTACGGCCGCTTCCGCGGAAGGCTTCCGCACCCTGGATGAGATCAAGCAGAGCGGAAAGATCACCGTCGGCCTCTTCTCCGACAAGAAGCCCTTCGGTTATGTGGACGAGAACGGCGAATACCAGGGATATGACGTCTACCTGGCCCGCCGGCTGGCCGCCGACCTGGGCGTGGAGCTCGACATCGTGTCCCTGGATGCCCCGAACCGCATTGAATACCTGCAGTCCTTCAAGGTGGACCTGGTGCTGGCGAACTTCACCTACACCGCGGAACGCGCCGAACAGGTCGATTTCGCCCTGCCCTACATGAAGGTCGCCCTGGGCATCGTCAGCCCGGACAGCGCGCTGATCACCGAAGCGGAACAGCTGAACGGACAGCACCTGATCGTTTCCAAGGGCACCACCGCGGAGACCTACTTCACCAACAACTATCCCGAAGTGATCCTCGACCGGTATGACAGCTACACCGAAGCATACCTGGCCCTGCTGGACGGCCGCGGAGCCGCCCTGTCCACGGACAACACCGAAGTGCTGGCCTGGGCGATTGAGAATCCCGGATTCACCGTGGGCGTTGAGTCCCTGGGCGACCTGGACACGATCAACCCCGCCGTTTCGAAGGGCAATGAAACCCTGCTGAACTGGGTCAACGACGAAATCAAGGCGCTGGGCGAAGAGAACTTCTTCCACGCGGATTATGAAGCGACCCTGCGGGAAACCTACGGCGAGAACGCGGATGCGGACAGCCTCGTGGTGGAAGGCGGCGTCATCTGA
- a CDS encoding amino acid ABC transporter ATP-binding protein, translated as MLRVKDVHKSFDETGVLHGVSLDIREGEVVVIVGPSGCGKSTLLRCINGLETIDSGEIFLRGEKISGRTKDLHLVRQKIGMVFQSYDLFPHMKVMDNLLLGPVRALGRPREEAEKEALEMLARVGLREKADVYPRTLSGGQKQRVALVRAMMMHPEILLLDEITAALDPEMVSEVLNVVIDLARGGMTMAIVTHEMRFAEAVADEVLFLEDGVVVEQGPPEKFFHAPETERAQQFLKSFTYSFKKSEVQPKNNPED; from the coding sequence ATTCTGCGGGTGAAGGACGTTCATAAATCATTTGACGAAACCGGTGTGCTGCACGGGGTCTCCCTGGACATCCGGGAAGGCGAGGTCGTGGTGATCGTCGGGCCGAGCGGATGCGGAAAGAGCACGCTGCTGCGGTGCATCAACGGACTGGAAACCATTGACAGCGGGGAAATCTTCCTGCGGGGGGAGAAAATCTCCGGCCGGACGAAGGACCTGCACCTGGTCCGCCAGAAGATCGGCATGGTGTTCCAGAGCTATGACCTGTTCCCCCATATGAAGGTGATGGACAACCTGCTGCTGGGCCCGGTCCGCGCGTTGGGAAGGCCGCGGGAAGAGGCGGAGAAGGAAGCGCTGGAAATGCTCGCACGTGTCGGGCTCCGGGAAAAGGCGGACGTCTATCCCCGCACCCTGTCCGGCGGGCAGAAGCAGCGCGTGGCGCTGGTGCGCGCCATGATGATGCATCCGGAAATCCTGCTGCTGGATGAGATTACCGCCGCGCTGGACCCGGAAATGGTCAGCGAGGTGCTGAATGTGGTGATTGACCTGGCCCGGGGCGGCATGACCATGGCGATTGTGACGCATGAGATGCGGTTTGCCGAGGCCGTGGCCGACGAGGTGCTGTTCCTGGAGGACGGCGTCGTTGTGGAGCAGGGCCCTCCTGAAAAGTTCTTCCACGCGCCGGAGACGGAGCGTGCACAGCAGTTCCTGAAGAGCTTTACCTATTCGTTCAAAAAATCTGAAGTACAGCCAAAAAACAATCCGGAGGATTGA
- a CDS encoding amino acid ABC transporter permease, producing MQDSGIAILLKGINFQRLLGGLWVTLRIALVSIGLSCALGLLFGLLMLSRRKVAQVFCRVWLEIVRFMPQLVLLYIVYFGFARLFGWDLDGETSGILVFTFWGAAEMGDLIRGALTSIPLHQTESAAAIGLTQWQIYRHVLIPQMLRRLLPQAINLSTRIIKTTALVKMINVTEVLKVGQQIIGQFYRSPDAAFWIYFVIFVMYFLVCWPISMLAKRLEKKWA from the coding sequence ATGCAGGATTCGGGAATCGCCATCCTGCTTAAGGGAATCAACTTCCAGCGCCTCCTCGGCGGGCTGTGGGTCACGCTGCGCATCGCGCTGGTCAGCATCGGCCTTTCCTGCGCGCTGGGCCTGCTGTTCGGCCTGCTGATGCTTTCCCGCCGGAAGGTCGCGCAGGTCTTCTGCCGCGTATGGCTGGAGATCGTCCGGTTTATGCCTCAGCTGGTGCTGCTGTATATCGTGTATTTCGGGTTTGCCCGGCTGTTCGGCTGGGACCTGGACGGGGAAACCAGCGGAATCCTGGTGTTCACCTTCTGGGGAGCGGCGGAGATGGGCGACCTGATCCGCGGCGCGCTGACCTCCATCCCGCTGCACCAGACGGAATCCGCCGCCGCGATCGGCCTGACCCAGTGGCAGATCTATCGGCATGTGCTGATTCCGCAGATGCTGCGGCGCCTGCTTCCGCAGGCGATCAACCTGTCCACCCGCATCATCAAGACGACCGCGCTGGTGAAGATGATCAACGTGACCGAGGTCCTGAAAGTCGGGCAGCAGATTATCGGACAGTTTTACCGGTCGCCGGACGCGGCGTTCTGGATCTATTTTGTGATTTTCGTGATGTATTTCCTGGTTTGCTGGCCCATCTCCATGCTGGCTAAACGGCTGGAAAAGAAATGGGCGTGA
- a CDS encoding amino acid ABC transporter permease, whose translation MDWLFIGAHVPDYIGGAWVTLRFGLYGVACSMVLGLLCCLAQYFRVPVLRRIVGAYIEVARNTPLLVQLFFLYAGLPRIGIRFSAQACAVIGLTFLGGAYMAEAFRSGLEAVDRSQTEAGQCIGLTAAQNIRFVILPQALATAVPALFANIIFLIKETSMFSVLAMMDLMNVADTLRTSGGRTIEVLFMLVAAYLVLLLPVSLIATLVERRLRYAGFGNRHPA comes from the coding sequence GTGGACTGGTTGTTTATCGGCGCGCATGTGCCGGATTACATCGGCGGCGCCTGGGTCACCCTGCGGTTCGGCCTTTACGGGGTGGCCTGCTCGATGGTGCTGGGGCTGCTGTGCTGCCTGGCGCAGTATTTCCGCGTTCCGGTCCTGCGGCGGATTGTGGGGGCGTATATCGAAGTCGCCCGGAACACTCCGCTGCTGGTGCAGCTGTTTTTCCTGTACGCGGGACTGCCGCGGATCGGTATCCGGTTCAGCGCGCAGGCCTGCGCGGTGATCGGCCTGACCTTCCTGGGCGGCGCCTATATGGCGGAAGCGTTCCGCAGCGGCCTGGAGGCGGTGGACCGCTCCCAGACGGAAGCCGGGCAGTGTATCGGCCTGACCGCGGCCCAGAATATCCGCTTTGTGATTCTCCCGCAGGCGCTGGCCACCGCCGTGCCCGCGCTGTTTGCCAATATCATTTTCCTGATCAAGGAAACCAGCATGTTCTCGGTGCTCGCCATGATGGACCTGATGAATGTGGCGGATACCCTGCGGACCAGCGGCGGACGCACGATTGAGGTGCTGTTCATGCTGGTGGCCGCCTACCTGGTGCTCCTGCTCCCGGTTTCCCTGATCGCGACGCTGGTGGAAAGGAGGCTGCGCTATGCAGGATTCGGGAATCGCCATCCTGCTTAA
- a CDS encoding sodium/proline symporter yields the protein MNVTNWTEAIVFIVYLVFMIGVGLFFFLRSKGAGEKEYFLGGRKMGPWVSALSAGASDMSAWVLMGLPTAIYAKGLGQVWIAVGLAIGYALSWLFEAKRLRAFSIVSDDAITIPQYLTRRFKSKSYALQVVCAVIFLIAYTIYAASSISAAGTLFNKVIGLDTTVAMYLAAAIIIGYTFLGGFSAVCWTDFFQGLLMLGALLLAPLFALNLMNITPEAIAAETPAFYNPITSWQDIASGLGWGLGYFGMPHIIIRFLSVRSQKDIRKSAGIGISWTTLILIFAALVGIFGRQMLAYDAEMVKNETVFITMVRQMFPAVISGILLSAILAASMSTADSQLLAAASAFSSDVYKPIVRGNKASDREMLWTGRMVVLIIAVVALVIATNPESGTIMSLVSNAWGVFGAAFGPVILLSLFWKRLNFFGALSGIVAGAAVDIAWLAFLAGTGLYEIIPGFAAGLVVAVVVSLVTKKPSKEVEELFEAGVRYEDPAQA from the coding sequence ATGAACGTGACCAACTGGACAGAAGCGATCGTATTTATCGTTTACCTGGTATTTATGATCGGTGTCGGACTGTTCTTCTTCCTGCGCAGCAAGGGCGCCGGCGAGAAGGAATACTTCCTGGGCGGCCGGAAGATGGGCCCCTGGGTCAGCGCGCTTTCCGCGGGCGCCTCGGACATGAGCGCCTGGGTGCTGATGGGCCTGCCGACCGCGATTTATGCCAAGGGCCTCGGCCAGGTGTGGATTGCCGTGGGTCTGGCAATCGGCTATGCGCTGAGCTGGCTGTTTGAGGCGAAACGCCTGCGGGCATTCTCCATCGTATCGGATGACGCGATCACGATTCCCCAGTACCTGACCCGCCGGTTCAAGTCCAAGTCCTACGCGCTGCAGGTGGTGTGCGCGGTGATCTTCCTGATCGCCTATACCATCTATGCCGCGTCTTCCATTTCGGCTGCGGGCACGCTGTTCAACAAGGTGATCGGGCTGGATACCACCGTGGCCATGTACCTGGCGGCGGCGATCATCATCGGCTATACCTTCCTGGGCGGTTTCTCCGCCGTGTGCTGGACGGACTTCTTCCAGGGCCTGCTGATGCTGGGCGCCCTGCTGCTGGCTCCGCTCTTTGCCCTGAACCTGATGAATATCACCCCCGAGGCGATTGCTGCGGAAACCCCGGCTTTCTACAATCCCATCACCAGCTGGCAGGATATTGCCTCCGGCCTGGGCTGGGGCCTCGGATACTTCGGAATGCCCCATATCATCATCCGCTTCCTGTCCGTGCGGTCCCAGAAGGATATCCGCAAGTCCGCGGGCATCGGCATCTCCTGGACCACGCTGATCCTGATCTTCGCGGCGCTGGTCGGTATCTTCGGACGCCAGATGCTGGCGTATGACGCGGAAATGGTGAAGAATGAGACCGTGTTCATCACGATGGTCCGGCAGATGTTCCCGGCGGTGATCTCCGGCATCCTGCTGTCCGCGATCCTGGCGGCTTCCATGTCCACGGCGGACAGCCAGCTGCTTGCCGCGGCATCCGCATTTTCCAGCGACGTGTACAAGCCCATCGTGCGGGGCAACAAGGCCAGCGACCGTGAGATGCTCTGGACCGGCCGCATGGTCGTGCTGATCATCGCGGTGGTGGCGCTGGTGATCGCAACGAACCCCGAATCCGGCACGATCATGAGCCTGGTTTCCAACGCATGGGGCGTGTTCGGCGCCGCGTTCGGCCCGGTGATCCTGCTGAGCCTGTTCTGGAAGCGGCTGAACTTCTTCGGCGCGCTGAGCGGAATCGTGGCCGGTGCGGCGGTGGATATCGCCTGGCTGGCTTTCCTCGCCGGTACCGGACTGTACGAGATCATCCCCGGTTTCGCGGCCGGCCTGGTCGTGGCGGTGGTGGTTTCCCTGGTGACGAAGAAGCCCTCCAAAGAAGTGGAAGAGCTGTTCGAAGCCGGCGTCCGTTACGAGGATCCGGCCCAGGCATAA
- a CDS encoding MBL fold metallo-hydrolase, translated as MFTSQEVFPGIFHITDAMGVSFTLLAGSERALLIDTGYGLEDAAAYVRTLTSRPVDVLLTHGHHDHALGARWFPSVQMSAEDLPVFRLRTADAQRARVLEQAAAKGLRAPEDFMAAPIPDPEPVAWDRTLAGFPCRLYNPGGLEVLAVQVPGHTPGSVMAFVPKYGLLLTGDDWNPCTWMWFPESLGVVTWRKNMRAVLPAIEKETGAGISHVLCSHQPAPREGAELREYMDYMTDERLDSAPAVDMNSPVRTRQVTCPARDWVLVFDAAK; from the coding sequence ATGTTCACCAGTCAGGAAGTATTCCCGGGCATTTTCCATATCACCGACGCGATGGGCGTCAGCTTCACGCTGCTTGCAGGATCGGAGCGGGCGCTCCTCATCGATACCGGCTACGGGCTGGAGGACGCTGCCGCGTATGTGCGCACGCTCACTTCCCGTCCCGTGGACGTCCTCCTGACCCACGGCCATCATGACCATGCCCTCGGCGCGCGCTGGTTCCCGTCCGTACAGATGAGCGCAGAGGACCTGCCGGTATTCCGCCTCCGGACCGCGGATGCCCAGCGCGCCCGGGTGCTGGAACAGGCTGCCGCCAAAGGCCTCCGCGCGCCGGAGGATTTCATGGCCGCGCCCATCCCGGATCCGGAGCCGGTGGCCTGGGACCGCACGCTGGCCGGTTTCCCCTGCCGCCTTTACAATCCCGGCGGCCTGGAGGTGCTGGCCGTCCAGGTTCCCGGGCATACGCCGGGAAGCGTCATGGCGTTCGTTCCGAAGTACGGCCTGCTGCTGACCGGGGACGACTGGAATCCCTGCACCTGGATGTGGTTCCCGGAATCGCTGGGTGTGGTTACCTGGCGGAAAAACATGCGGGCCGTTCTTCCGGCAATCGAAAAAGAAACGGGAGCAGGCATCTCCCATGTGCTCTGCTCCCATCAGCCGGCCCCGCGCGAAGGCGCGGAGCTCCGGGAATATATGGACTATATGACGGATGAGCGGCTGGATTCCGCGCCCGCCGTGGATATGAACAGCCCGGTCCGCACCCGGCAGGTCACCTGTCCCGCCCGGGACTGGGTGCTGGTATTCGACGCCGCGAAATAA
- a CDS encoding endonuclease: MKKVLKIIGGIILALVIVLALALGVLTITEYRPAATETVTADHPVPAVLKAGDPMTLVIWNIGYGALGDNADFFMDGGTGVYTADRDRVQQNLAGIRETLAGLDADIIALQEVDIGSDRSYRTDEREALRDVIPGGSEAFAYNFNSLFVPYPLPPIGHVESGLVTLSRAEAREAERISLPCPFSWPLRIANLKRCLLVSRFPVEGTDRELVLVNLHLEAYDSGEGKEAQTRQLLELLRDEYGKGNYVIAGGDFNQLFSNVDSPYPVYSGMWQPGIIDADTFMGGFSLLMDPAVPTCRSLDRAYAGENPDGFQFYMIDGFIVSDNVHPDGIKTLDQGFVHSDHNPVRLRFTLEGDAD, translated from the coding sequence ATGAAAAAAGTCCTGAAAATCATCGGCGGGATCATCCTGGCGCTGGTCATTGTGCTTGCCCTGGCGCTGGGCGTGCTGACCATCACGGAATACCGCCCCGCGGCCACGGAAACCGTGACTGCGGACCACCCGGTGCCCGCCGTCCTGAAGGCGGGGGATCCCATGACGCTGGTGATCTGGAATATCGGATACGGCGCGCTGGGCGACAACGCGGATTTCTTCATGGACGGCGGAACCGGTGTCTATACGGCGGACCGGGACCGGGTGCAGCAGAACCTGGCCGGAATCCGGGAGACGCTGGCGGGGCTGGATGCCGATATCATCGCACTGCAGGAAGTGGACATCGGATCGGACCGCAGCTACCGCACGGATGAGCGGGAAGCGCTGCGGGACGTGATTCCCGGCGGGTCGGAAGCGTTCGCGTATAACTTCAACTCGCTGTTTGTCCCGTATCCGCTGCCGCCGATCGGCCACGTGGAAAGCGGCCTGGTGACGCTCAGCCGCGCGGAGGCCCGGGAAGCGGAACGGATTTCCCTGCCGTGCCCGTTCTCCTGGCCGCTGCGGATTGCCAATCTGAAGCGGTGCCTGCTGGTGAGCCGCTTTCCGGTGGAAGGCACGGACCGGGAGCTGGTGCTGGTGAACCTGCACCTGGAAGCCTATGACAGCGGCGAGGGCAAGGAAGCCCAGACGCGGCAGCTGCTGGAACTGCTGCGGGACGAATATGGGAAGGGCAATTACGTGATTGCCGGCGGTGACTTCAACCAGCTGTTCAGCAATGTGGACAGCCCGTATCCCGTTTACAGCGGCATGTGGCAGCCCGGCATCATTGACGCGGACACGTTCATGGGCGGCTTCTCCCTGCTGATGGATCCGGCGGTGCCGACCTGCCGGTCGCTGGACCGCGCGTACGCGGGGGAGAATCCGGACGGTTTCCAGTTTTACATGATTGACGGGTTTATCGTATCGGACAACGTCCATCCGGACGGAATCAAGACGCTGGACCAGGGCTTCGTCCACTCGGACCACAATCCGGTCCGGCTCCGGTTTACCCTGGAGGGGGATGCCGACTGA
- a CDS encoding glycosyltransferase family 2 protein has product MSVLKTILQIIGGFTGLYLAGMMIYQLILGFFGFGKRTKDYEDHDPESRFLVLVPAHNEEKVIRDIVQNLQEMDYPKELYDFYIIADNCTDRTADVVRELGANVIETRKESPDAPTGKPIALRKALEAIGDYRSRYDLMMIFDADNLIDTNMFREVNSQYLDKDKPDFIQCYLGAKNKKGIVAWFYYTGYTLTNRFFDLAKHRLGLNCAIGGTGFAMSTAYLHERGGWTTRSLTEDFEIQVEATLEGRRILWNHNTRVYDEKPTSMRASIRQKIRWGQGHWFVALSNTGKLFASVLTGRISVGEFLSLLTYMYSITTYIAAAVQLVVSIALALMSPGEPMFTFSLDTTLFGLGLFVYSYMFLFYYADRKDNNIRFSLRTLPVMVGGFAASSIVGVFNQVVGLLRWRDQLHWVKTEHAIDADDEQIRNIAPVHHKVKVKAA; this is encoded by the coding sequence GTGTCTGTATTGAAAACGATCCTGCAGATCATTGGCGGATTCACGGGCCTGTACCTGGCCGGGATGATGATCTACCAGCTGATTCTGGGATTTTTCGGATTCGGAAAGAGAACCAAGGACTATGAGGACCATGATCCGGAATCCCGGTTCCTGGTGCTCGTGCCGGCCCATAACGAAGAAAAGGTCATCCGGGATATTGTGCAGAACCTGCAGGAGATGGATTATCCGAAGGAACTGTATGACTTTTACATCATCGCGGACAACTGCACGGACCGGACGGCGGACGTCGTGCGGGAGCTGGGCGCGAACGTGATTGAGACGCGGAAGGAAAGCCCGGACGCGCCGACCGGAAAGCCGATCGCCCTGCGCAAGGCGCTGGAAGCGATCGGGGATTACCGCAGCCGGTATGACCTGATGATGATTTTTGACGCGGACAACCTGATTGACACCAACATGTTCCGCGAGGTGAACAGCCAGTACCTGGACAAGGACAAGCCGGACTTCATCCAGTGCTACCTGGGCGCGAAGAACAAGAAGGGCATTGTGGCCTGGTTCTACTACACCGGCTACACGCTGACCAACCGCTTCTTCGACCTGGCCAAGCACCGGCTGGGGCTGAACTGCGCGATCGGCGGAACGGGCTTCGCCATGTCGACCGCCTACCTGCATGAACGGGGCGGCTGGACCACGCGCTCCCTGACGGAAGACTTCGAGATCCAGGTGGAGGCGACGCTGGAAGGCCGGCGGATCCTCTGGAACCACAACACGCGCGTGTATGACGAAAAGCCCACCTCCATGCGGGCATCCATCCGACAGAAGATCCGCTGGGGCCAGGGACACTGGTTTGTGGCCCTGAGCAACACCGGAAAGCTGTTCGCTTCGGTGCTGACGGGCAGGATCAGCGTCGGGGAATTCCTGAGCCTGCTGACGTATATGTACAGCATTACCACGTACATCGCCGCGGCGGTCCAGCTGGTGGTCAGCATCGCGCTGGCGCTGATGTCCCCGGGAGAACCGATGTTCACTTTTTCACTGGATACGACGCTCTTCGGACTGGGGCTGTTTGTTTACAGCTATATGTTCCTGTTCTATTATGCCGACCGGAAGGACAACAATATCCGGTTCAGCCTCCGGACGCTCCCGGTGATGGTCGGCGGGTTTGCCGCCAGCTCCATCGTGGGCGTGTTCAACCAGGTGGTCGGCCTGCTGCGCTGGCGTGACCAGCTGCACTGGGTCAAGACGGAGCACGCGATCGACGCCGATGACGAGCAGATCCGGAATATCGCCCCCGTTCACCACAAGGTGAAGGTCAAGGCCGCATAA
- a CDS encoding alpha/beta hydrolase, with amino-acid sequence MRLIREIRHIPARTGHQKLIILRPARQDGPVPGILWIHGGGYMTGMAAMVYGSCGRMLARKYGAVVVSPGYRLAWKKPYPAALEDCYTALEYMADHAEELGIRRDQLIVGGESAGGGLAAAVCLYARDKGRIPVAYQIPLYPMLDCFDTPSSRDNHGRNWNTRRNHWGWKHYLGDLYGSPSVPKYASPSRETDYTGLPPAYTYVLDGEPFLDETRTYIRNLQEAGVDAAVDVYHGDFHGFDVFFWTRNAKTAKRKLCEHYAARFAAPSQTPKKPAPR; translated from the coding sequence ATGAGACTGATTCGGGAAATCCGCCATATCCCCGCCCGCACCGGGCACCAGAAGCTGATCATCCTCCGCCCCGCCAGGCAGGATGGGCCGGTTCCGGGCATCCTCTGGATCCACGGCGGCGGATACATGACCGGCATGGCCGCCATGGTCTACGGCTCCTGCGGCCGGATGCTCGCGCGGAAGTACGGCGCCGTGGTGGTTTCACCCGGATACCGCCTGGCCTGGAAAAAACCCTACCCGGCCGCGCTGGAGGACTGCTATACCGCCCTGGAATACATGGCGGACCATGCGGAGGAGCTGGGCATCCGGCGGGACCAGCTGATCGTCGGCGGCGAAAGCGCCGGCGGCGGGCTGGCGGCCGCCGTCTGCCTTTACGCGCGGGACAAAGGCCGGATTCCCGTCGCATACCAGATCCCGCTGTATCCGATGCTGGACTGCTTTGATACCCCGTCCTCCCGGGACAACCACGGCCGCAACTGGAATACCCGGCGCAACCACTGGGGCTGGAAGCATTATCTGGGAGACCTGTACGGCTCCCCGTCGGTGCCGAAATACGCTTCCCCTTCCCGGGAGACCGACTATACCGGGCTTCCCCCGGCCTATACCTATGTGCTGGACGGGGAACCGTTCCTGGATGAAACCCGGACCTATATCCGGAACCTGCAGGAAGCCGGCGTGGACGCGGCGGTCGACGTGTATCACGGCGATTTCCACGGGTTTGACGTCTTCTTCTGGACCCGGAACGCGAAGACCGCCAAGCGGAAGCTGTGCGAGCATTACGCGGCCCGTTTTGCCGCCCCGTCCCAAACGCCAAAGAAACCCGCGCCGCGTTGA
- a CDS encoding CapA family protein: MRKTLLSLLLTVLLLLPAAVLGEEMRGYVKGEGYQYVNLGEYPYEADGTVRPVLWRILGIGDGTALLHMENVIDVKQVIFETDPKVIEKHSFRRISTYAESDLFPWINSEMLDTLMGGDPLREALVSDPELGTLRPLTRDECLDPAYGFSRNPWGEEINAHPERQAVSTPYARSKGLYVESANGKSPWWCIAIKNPTDFKFGLVGFNGHISWGAYTNTKVAGLRLAVRLDLNRVRIVGGAGTRNDPWILACTDAGPAVTPAPEAPADAPVPDESVPESPLPAEPAETPVPEPASEGTALLSFIGDCSIGDGYRTIKSENSYHSVVDREGYAWPFSLVKEYLASDDLTIANLEVVLTEQNKHKDIMYPLRAAPDHVNILLEGSIEVVNTVNNHCMDYLRQGYLDSLAVLDEAGIARFGSVSYGMANGFDDLLVRDVNGIRFGFVGMTYPQSGDTPNLIKRIRKLKEENGCDIVIVSLHWGRETYLTQSAGQVTMAKQLIDGGADVIYGHHPHVLQPMLFYQGKPIMFSTGNFTFGTMSKVDPHTGIFRFTYRKSGDGAVLSGIEVVPCQTSGSGDYRPVVLTDETEIRKTFKILTVRNVPAKCENPPEYFLETGRIMFDENGMIIPEI; this comes from the coding sequence ATGCGGAAAACCCTGCTCTCCCTGCTGCTCACAGTCCTGCTCCTGCTTCCCGCCGCAGTCCTGGGGGAAGAAATGCGCGGGTACGTCAAAGGCGAGGGATACCAGTATGTGAATCTCGGTGAGTATCCGTACGAGGCGGACGGGACCGTCCGCCCGGTGCTCTGGCGCATCCTGGGCATCGGGGACGGGACAGCCCTGCTGCATATGGAAAACGTGATCGACGTGAAGCAGGTCATCTTCGAAACAGACCCGAAAGTCATTGAAAAGCATTCTTTCCGCCGGATCAGCACCTACGCCGAAAGCGACCTGTTCCCCTGGATCAATTCCGAAATGCTGGACACCCTGATGGGCGGCGATCCCCTGCGCGAAGCGCTGGTTTCCGATCCGGAGCTCGGTACGCTTCGTCCCTTGACGCGGGATGAGTGCCTCGATCCGGCCTACGGTTTCTCCCGCAATCCCTGGGGCGAAGAGATCAACGCCCACCCGGAGCGGCAGGCGGTCAGCACGCCGTATGCCCGTTCAAAAGGCCTGTATGTAGAGAGTGCCAACGGAAAAAGCCCCTGGTGGTGCATCGCCATCAAAAACCCGACCGATTTCAAGTTCGGCCTGGTCGGCTTTAACGGCCATATCAGCTGGGGCGCCTATACCAATACCAAGGTGGCCGGCCTGCGGCTGGCCGTCCGGCTGGACCTGAACCGGGTCCGGATTGTCGGCGGAGCCGGCACCCGGAACGATCCCTGGATCCTGGCCTGTACGGATGCCGGGCCCGCGGTTACCCCGGCCCCGGAAGCGCCGGCGGATGCGCCGGTCCCGGATGAATCCGTCCCGGAATCCCCGCTCCCGGCGGAGCCCGCAGAAACCCCGGTCCCGGAACCCGCGTCCGAAGGCACGGCGCTCCTGTCCTTCATCGGGGACTGTTCCATCGGCGACGGATACCGGACCATCAAGTCCGAAAACTCCTACCATTCCGTGGTGGACCGGGAAGGTTATGCCTGGCCGTTTTCGCTGGTGAAGGAATACCTGGCATCCGATGACCTGACGATTGCCAACCTGGAAGTGGTGCTGACGGAGCAGAACAAGCACAAGGACATCATGTACCCCCTGCGGGCCGCGCCGGATCATGTGAATATCCTGCTGGAAGGCAGCATCGAGGTCGTCAACACGGTCAACAACCACTGCATGGATTACCTGCGCCAGGGATACCTCGACAGCCTGGCCGTCCTCGATGAGGCGGGAATCGCGCGTTTCGGCTCCGTCTCCTACGGTATGGCCAACGGCTTTGACGACCTGCTCGTCCGGGATGTCAACGGCATCCGTTTCGGCTTTGTCGGAATGACCTACCCCCAGAGCGGCGATACCCCGAACCTGATCAAGCGCATCCGGAAGCTGAAGGAAGAGAACGGCTGCGATATCGTCATCGTCAGCCTGCACTGGGGGCGGGAAACCTACCTCACCCAGTCCGCCGGGCAGGTCACCATGGCCAAACAGCTCATCGACGGCGGGGCGGACGTGATCTACGGCCACCATCCCCACGTCCTGCAGCCCATGCTCTTCTACCAGGGAAAACCGATCATGTTCTCCACCGGGAATTTCACCTTCGGCACCATGTCGAAAGTGGATCCGCACACCGGCATCTTCCGGTTCACTTACCGGAAATCCGGGGACGGCGCGGTCCTGTCCGGGATCGAGGTCGTTCCCTGCCAGACGTCCGGCAGCGGGGATTACCGTCCCGTTGTGCTGACCGATGAAACGGAGATCCGGAAGACCTTCAAAATCCTGACCGTAAGGAATGTCCCGGCCAAATGTGAGAATCCCCCGGAATATTTTCTCGAGACCGGACGTATTATGTTTGATGAGAATGGTATGATCATACCGGAAATTTAA